In Trichoplusia ni isolate ovarian cell line Hi5 chromosome 7, tn1, whole genome shotgun sequence, a single genomic region encodes these proteins:
- the LOC113495679 gene encoding dopamine N-acetyltransferase-like isoform X3: MSELSIRTMAKPSYTIKKITPEDKERMLKFLRRFFFRDEPMNLAVNLLETPECRCLELEEYAASTLEDGVSVAAVDENGEYVGVIINGLARREEADYTDKSEECPNAKFRRVLRVLSHLEREARIWDKLPESCNLVMEVRIASTHTAWRGRGLMRVLCEETERIARSLGAGALRMDTTSAFSAAAAERLKYKKIYSTLYADLPYAPQPEPPHLEARVYIKQL; encoded by the exons ATGTCGGAGCTCAGCATACGGACGATGGCAAAACCCTCTTACACTATCAAGAAAATCACTCCCGAAGACAAGGAGCGTATGCTGAAGTTCCTAAGAAG GTTTTTCTTCCGCGATGAGCCGATGAACTTGGCGGTGAATTTGCTGGAGACTCCGGAATGCCGATGCTTGGAGCTTGAGGAGTACGCAGCCAGCACCCTCGAAGATGGAGTGTCGGTAGCCGCAGTCGATGAGAACGGAGAATATGTGGGTGTCATAATTAACGGACTGGCCAGGAGAGAG GAAGCAGACTACACCGACAAATCGGAAGAGTGTCCCAACGCGAAGTTCAGGCGTGTCTTGCGAGTGCTGAGCCACTTGGAGCGCGAGGCTCGCATCTGGGACAAGCTGCCGGAGTCATGCAACCTCGTCATGGAGGTCCGCATAGCCTCCACGCATACCGCATGGAGGGGACGGGGTCTCATGCGGGTACTTTGTGAAGAGACTGA ACGTATTGCGCGATCATTGGGCGCGGGCGCCTTGCGCATGGACACCACATCAGCATTCTCCGCGGCCGCTGCAGAACGGCTCAAGTACAAGAAGATATACTCGACGCTGTACGCTGACCTGCCGTACGCGCCCCAACCAGAACCACCGCATCTCGAGGCGAGAGTCTACATCAAACAATTGTAA
- the LOC113495680 gene encoding dopamine N-acetyltransferase-like: MSKPEFRVLPVEDGDTEEIMKLLQITFFVDEPMNQAIGLCNDGPCAELDDYCRQCLPEGLSFKAVDKDGKVVGVMINGKCPLEEAKDGSDYLSLAQKCQNPKFVKILYVLAKRDDGCRLWEKYPEDEYLVDVKVAATHPEWRKRGIMNALLEETEKTTQERGIRLLRMDTSSAYSAMSAERLGFTCVYSARYVDIKLDGRPLIVPEPPHVDDRVYIKTLFDRK; this comes from the exons ATGTCTAAACCAGAATTTCGAGTGTTGCCCGTGGAGGACGGAGATACGGAAGAAATCATGAAATTACTTCAAAT AACATTTTTCGTTGACGAACCAATGAACCAAGCCATAGGACTGTGCAACGACGGCCCATGTGCTGAATTGGACGACTACTGCAGACAATGCTTACCTGAGGGTCTGTCCTTCAAAGCAGTCGACAAAGATGGCAAAGTCGTTGGAGTTATGATCAACGGCAAATGTCCTTTAGAAGAG GCTAAAGATGGCAGCGACTACCTGAGCCTCGCACAAAAGTGTCAAAACCCAAAGTTTGTGAAGATCCTATACGTTCTAGCAAAACGGGATGATGGATGCAGACTCTGGGAGAAGTATCCTGAAGACGAGTATTTAGTAGACGTTAAGGTAGCAGCCACACACCCTGAGTGGAGAAAACGAGGGATCATGAATGCATTATTGGAGGAAACCGA GAAGACGACACAAGAGCGGGGCATCAGACTTCTCCGTATGGATACATCAAGTGCGTACTCAGCCATGTCTGCAGAGCGACTGGGCTTCACCTGCGTGTATTCAGCTAGATACGTCGACATCAAGCTAGACGGACGACCCTTAATAGTCCCCGAACCACCGCACGTCGACGACAGAGTGTATATCAAGACTTTGTTCGACAGAAAATGA
- the LOC113495674 gene encoding uncharacterized protein LOC113495674: MEPIAGTSNKSELIKYVKSRKGKRVLLYKNKTHRLIKMYKNGNTLWRCTIQACGAVLTLSKYEDVLKNNEHFCTQNKVTQFVQEVVDDIHQEAMSTLDPLPEVYKRKLNNLLDQGINLTQDIPEFKNVKTTLYNKRNKSLGVKRLFGKSPTDVQVPNSFCNFILADYNDGKRRILLFATQKSKDELGRCRHLYCDGTFKSVPKPFKQLYSIHGDIDGVVKPLVYALLCDKKKSTYKLLFQLLKTTVPNTQVDFFKSDFEEAAMSGFLAVFPNAVVSGCFFHYKQALRRKSRDLGLSKNSIFRKHVALCTLLPHLPITDLDEAWLYIMSQSPQDKNVTKFNDYMVAQWLEHRFWKGKFTCYGEKNKTNNFVESHYSEINKKINPKGGVNLAKLLIYLQNYCNNFAEMRLKMNISENQKHAQERNNIIENILNQYVTGSISIGHCLEMLRKRND, translated from the exons ATGGAACCAATTGCTGGAACTAGTAATAAAAGCGAGctaattaaatatgtgaaaagcAGAAAGGGCAAGagagttttattatataaaaataaaacgcatagactaattaaaatgtataaaaatgggAACACTTTGTGGCGGTGTACTATACAAGCATGTGGTGCCGTGCTTACTCTCAGCAAATATGAAGATGTTTTAAAGAACAACGAGCATTTTTGTACGCAGAATAAAGTAACACAATTTGTACAAGAAGTCGTGGATGACATACATCAAGAAGCCATGTCCACCTTGGACCCTCTTCCTGAGGTTTATAAAAGAAAGCTAAATAATTTACTAGACCAGGGAATAAATTTGACACAAGATATAccagaatttaaaaatgttaaaactacactatataacaaaagaaataaaagtctTGGAGTCAAGCGCTTGTTTGGGAAATCTCCAACAGATGTAcaa GTGCCAAACTCATTTTGCAACTTCATCCTTGCGGATTATAATGACGGTAAAAGGAGGATCCTTTTGTTTGCTACCCAGAAAAGTAAAGACGAATTAGGGAGATGTCGTCATTTATATTGCGACGGAACTTTCAAAAGTGTGCCAAAACCATTCAAACAACTCTACAGCATCCACGGAGACATAGACGGCGTTGTGAAACCATTAGTGTATGCTTTATTATGTGATAAAAAGAAATCaacttacaaattattatttcaattgttaAAAACAACAGTACCTAATACgcaagtagatttttttaaaagcgaCTTTGAGGAAGCCGCAATGAGCGGTTTTCTAGCAGTGTTTCCAAATGCAGTTGTAAGTGGGTGTTTTTTTCACTATAAACAAGCGCTTCGAAGAAAATCTCGGGATCTAGGTCTATCCAAAAACAGCATTTTTAGGAAACATGTTGCTTTATGCACTTTATTACCTCATTTACCTATAACAGATTTAGATGAGGCATGGCTTTATATAATGAGTCAGTCTCCACAGGACAAAAATGTCACAAAATTTAACGATTATATGGTTGCCCAATGGTTAGAACACCGATTTTGGAAAGGCAAATTTACATGTTACGgtgaaaagaataaaacaaataattttgtcgaATCACATTattcagaaattaataaaaaaatcaacccAAAGGGCGGTGTAAATTTAGCCAAACTGTTAATATACTTGCAAAACTACTGCAATAATTTTGCTGAAATGAGATTGAAAATGAACATTTCCGAAAATCAAAAACATGCCCAAGaaagaaacaatataattgaaaatatattaaatcaatacGTGACTGGCTCTATCTCTATAGGGCATTGTCTGGAGATGCTAAGGAAGAGGAACGATTAA